The Myxococcus fulvus genome has a window encoding:
- a CDS encoding rhodanese-like domain-containing protein — MEPTILCTELYLRLGDDELLVIDCRAPFDWEHHDLHIPGALRMLPTEVARDHRMLPDDELIVLCGGSPDGSDVRRVCRLLRMHGREAVCLDGGLPAWIRGGYPTERHVRAQVAGLHR; from the coding sequence GTGGAGCCCACCATCCTGTGTACCGAGCTGTACCTGCGCCTGGGAGATGACGAACTGCTCGTCATCGACTGCCGGGCACCCTTCGACTGGGAGCACCACGACCTGCACATCCCCGGTGCCCTGAGGATGTTGCCCACGGAAGTGGCCCGGGACCACCGGATGCTGCCCGACGACGAGCTCATCGTCCTCTGTGGCGGCTCGCCGGACGGCTCGGATGTGCGCCGCGTCTGTCGCCTGCTGCGCATGCACGGGCGGGAGGCCGTCTGCCTCGACGGAGGTCTCCCCGCCTGGATTCGCGGGGGCTATCCCACCGAGCGTCACGTCCGTGCCCAGGTGGCGGGCCTGCACCGTTAG